The following are encoded in a window of Arachis duranensis cultivar V14167 unplaced genomic scaffold, aradu.V14167.gnm2.J7QH unplaced_Scaffold_165934, whole genome shotgun sequence genomic DNA:
- the LOC107476812 gene encoding phototropin-2 — translation MEKLKLPVKCDPDSSGSDHPDSFPIFKLPVSEDLRREEYGVGSVPAIAPSNSSGNRETMNKWMAFSRDSGFNNDGNSAMNNLSGAKSAAKVNDSTNHRTLTEASIAERTAEWGLPMNSSSVKAIAEKTSSSFDGDRTKNLSDRFVESTRTSGDSNYGSESSSGVFPRVSQELKEALATLQQTFVVSDATKPDCPIMYASSGFFNMTGYSSKEVIGRNCRFLQGPDTDMNEVAKIRDATRNGKSYCGRLLNYKKNGTPFWNLLTITPIKDDNGNTIKFIGMQVEVSKYTEGLSEKALRPNGLPTSLIRYDARQKERALGSITEVVQTVKDPKSSSKPMIEENATKHEEKEKFDFEFVLPKSVEAGNTSKFSKQTPPKNSETDASRLSSYEERSKASRKSARVSLKGFKGRSSSTGRDEETPIIEPEVLMTQEITRTESWERAERERDIRQGIDLATTLERIEKNFVISDPRLPDCPIIFASDSFLELTEYTREEILGRNCRFLQGPETDQATVQKIRDAIREQREITVQLINYTKSGKKFWNLFHLQPMRDQKGELQYFIGVQLDGSDHVEPLKNRLSENAELQSAKLVKATAENVDEAVRELPDANLRPEDLWAIHSQPVFPLPHKKDNPSWVAIKKIAARGEKISLHHFSPIRPLGCGDTGSVHLVELQGTDELYAMKAMEKSIMLNRNKVHRACIEREIISLLDHPFLPTLYTSFETSTHVCLITDFCAGGELFALLDKQPMKIFKEDSARFYAAEVVIGLEYLHCLGIIYRDLKPENILLNKEGHVVLTDFDLSFMTNCKPQVVKHPPPSNRRRSRSQPPPTFVAEPVTQSNSFVGTEEYIAPEIITGAGHSSAIDWWTLGILLYEMLYGRTPFRGKNRQRTFSNILHKDLTFPSSIPASLAARQLINALLQRDPASRLGSTTGANEIKQHPFFRGINWPLIRNMNPPPLEAPLKLIEKVPVAKDIKWEDDGVLSTSIDMDNIF, via the exons ATGGAGAAACTCAAATTACCTGTTAAGTGTGATCCTGATTCTTCTGGCAGTGATCATCCAGATTCATTTCCAATATTTAAACTTCCTGTGAGTGAAGATCTTAGAAGAGAGGAATACGGTGTGGGTTCTGTACCGGCGATCGCACCCTCTAATTCTTCCGGCAATAGAGAAACTATGAACAAGTGGATGGCATTTTCCAGAGATTCTGGTTTCAACAATGATGGTAACTCTGCAATGAACAATCTTTCAGGGGCTAAAAGTGCAGCAAAAGTCAATGACTCCACGAATCATCGAACTTTAACCGAAGCAAGCATAGCTGAGAGAACTGCTGAATGGGGTCTTCCAATGAACTCAAGTAGTGTAAAGGCAATAGCAGAGAAAACAAGCTCCTCTTTTGATGGTGACAGAACCAAAAACTTATCAGATAGATTTGTTGAATCAACAAGGACATCCGGAGACTCGAACTATGGATCCGAATCATCATCAGGGGTGTTCCCAAGAGTCTCACAAGAGTTGAAAGAAGCGTTGGCGACGCTGCAACAAACTTTCGTTGTCTCAGACGCAACCAAGCCAGACTGTCCTATCATGTATGCCAGCAGTGGCTTTTTCAATATGACTGGTTATTCTTCAAAGGAGGTTATTGGAAGGAATTG TCGATTTCTTCAGGGGCCCGATACAGACATGAATGAAGTGGCGAAAATTCGGGATGCAACTAGAAATGGGAAAAGTTATTGTGGCAGGCTTTTAAACTACAAGAAAAATGGAACTCCATTCTGGAATCTTCTCACTATTACCCCCATTAAAGATGACAATGGCAACACTATCAAATTCATTGG AATGCAGGTTGAGGTGAGCAAGTACACAGAAGGATTGAGTGAAAAGGCGTTACGACCGAATGGATTACCTACATCGTTGATTCGTTATGATG CTCGTCAGAAGGAGAGAGCTTTAGGTTCCATCACTGAGGTTGTCCAAACTGTGAAGGATCCAAAATCCTCTAGTAAGCCTATGATTGAAGAAAATGCTACCAAGcatgaagagaaagagaagtttgattttgaatttgttttgccAAAGTCTGTTGAAGCTGGGAATACAAGTAAATTTAGCAAACAAACTCCTCCCAAGAATTCTGAAACTGATGCATCACGCTTGAGTTCTTATGAGGAGAGAAGCAAGGCTTCAAGAAAATCTGCACGAGTTTCTTTAAAGGG TTTTAAAGGGAGATCAAGTTCTACTGGGAGAGATGAGGAGACACCCATCATTGAGCCAGAGGTATTGATGACCCAGGAAATAACCCGGACCGAAAGTTGGGAGCGCGCTGAGAGAGAGAGGGATATAAGGCAGGGAATAGATCTAGCAACCACATTGGAGCGGATAGAaaagaattttgtgatttctgatCCTAGACTTCCAGATTGCCCAATT ATATTTGCATCTGATAGCTTCCTTGAACTTACTGAATATACTCGAGAAGAAATTTTGGGAAGAAATTGTCG GTTTCTTCAAGGACCAGAAACAGATCAAGCAACTGTCCAAAAGATTAGAGATGCCATCAGAGAGCAGAGGGAAATTACTGTTCAGTTGATCAATTATACTAAGAGTG GAAAGAAGTTCTGGAATTTATTTCACTTGCAACCTATGCGTGACCAAAAG GGTGAACTTCAATACTTCATTGGTGTTCAGTTAGATGGAAGTGATCATGTCGAACCCTTAAAAAATCGCCTGTCTGAGAATGCTGAGTTACAAAGTGCTAAGTTG GTAAAAGCCACTGCAGAAAATGTTGACGAAGCTGTTCGAGAACTTCCTGATGCCAACTTG AGACCAGAAGATTTATGGGCAATTCATTCTCAACCTGTCTTTCCACTACCTCACAAGAAGGATAATCCTTCTTGGGTAGCAATAAAAAAG ATTGCTGCAAGGGGTGAGAAAATCAGCCTGCATCATTTTTCGCCTATTAGGCCATTGGGTTGTGGAGACACTGGCAG TGTTCATCTGGTGGAACTCCAAGGTACCGACGAACTATATGCAATGAAGGCAATGGAAAAGTCTATAATGTTAAACCGTAACAAG GTCCACCGAGCATGTATCGAGAGAGAGATTATATCATTACTAGATCATCCTTTTCTTCCAACATTGTACACTTCATTTGAg ACGTCCACCCATGTATGTTTGATTACTGACTTCTGTGCCGGGGGAGAGTTGTTTGCATTGCTCGACAAGCAACCTATGAAGATTTTCAAAGAGGATTCAGCAAG ATTTTATGCAGCAGAGGTTGTGATTGGTTTGGAATATCTGCACTGTTTAG GTATAATTTATCGAGATTTAAAGCCTGAAAATATATTACTTAACAAGGAAGGCCATGTTGTATTGACTGACTTTGATCTATCATTTATGACAAATTGTAAACCCCAG GTTGTTAAGCATCCTCCCCCTAGCAATAGAAGAAGATCGAGAAGTCAACCACCTCCGACATTTGTTGCAGAGCCAGTTACACAATCAAATTCATTTGTTGGAACTGAAGAATACATAGCTCCT GAAATTATTACTGGAGCTGGGCATAGTAGTGCTATTGATTGGTGGACCCTTG GTATCTTGTTGTATGAGATGCTCTACGGCCGTACACCGTTTCGAGGAAAGAATAGACAGAGGACATTTTCCAACATCTTACACAAGGATCTTACCTTTCCAAGCAGCATCCCG GCAAGCCTTGCAGCAAGGCAGTTGATCAATGCACTACTGCAAAGAGATCCAGCCAGTCGTCTAGGCTCAACCACCGGTGCCAATGAGATCAAACAACATCCATTCTTCCGTGGAATCAACTGGCCTTTAATCCGCAACATG AATCCACCTCCATTAGAGGCTCCTCTAAAATTGATAGAAAAAGTTCCAGTGGCCAAGGATATAAAGTGGGAAGATGATGGTGTTCTTTCTACCTCAATTGATATGGATAATATTTTCTGA